The following are encoded together in the Vigna angularis cultivar LongXiaoDou No.4 chromosome 9, ASM1680809v1, whole genome shotgun sequence genome:
- the LOC128193905 gene encoding uncharacterized protein LOC128193905 produces the protein MGSQGCSSFSKSWAKGSSRSSHGGACRGCGLIPTCYCSDIAVIKVARTTKNAGRNFRGCPYYKGGSSIGSCCNFFKWCCEDNVDEKDCTILKRISELENAVKDL, from the exons ATGGGTTCCCAAGGGTGTTCTTCGTTTTCGAAAAGCTGGGCCAAAGGATCTTCTCGTTCGTCCCATGGTGGTGCTTGTAGGGGATGTGGGTTAATCCCTACTTGTTACTGTAGTGATATTGCAGTAATCAAAGTGGCTAGAACTACGAAGAATGCTGGGAGAAATTTTCGGGGTTGTCCTTATTACAAG GGTGGATCTTCAATTGGGAGCTGctgtaactttttcaagtggtgtTGTGAAGACAATGTCGATGAAAAAGATTGcacaattctgaagagaataaGTGAGCTGGAAAATGCAGTGAAGGATTTGTAG
- the LOC128193985 gene encoding putative disease resistance protein At3g14460 isoform X2 yields MALAVVGGALLSAFIDVLFDRLASPEVLNFIRGKKPDKLLQKVKTQLIVVRVVLADAEKRQIADSNVKEWLDLLRDVVYEVDDLLDEVSTKAATQKEEIPVESYQPWKAQPTSLEDGYAMYGREKDKEAIMKMVLEDSTNGEKVSVIPIVGMGGVGKTTLTISVFNDGKLQQHIFDLKAWVCVSDIFDIVRATRTMIEEITRKPCKLSDLNALQLELMDKLKGKRLLIVLDDVWIEDCDNWSSLTKPFLSGNRGSKVLITTRNENVAAAVPFHTVEVYHLNKLSNEDCWSVFANHAFPLSEASETRGTLEKIGKEIVKKCNGLPLAAQSLGGMLRRKQTIRDWNNVLQSDIWELPENQCKIIPALRISYNYLPPHLKRCFVYCSLYPKDYEFKKDELIQQWMAEDLIKAVKKGKTLEGVGQEYFDDLVSRCFFQYSSRSGGAYFVMHDLIHDLATFLGGDFYFRTDELGKETNIDRKTRHLSLTRFSDPVSDIEAFDTVKFPRTFLLIDYKDSPFNNEKAPRIIVSRLKYLRVLSLWNFGSQLALPDSVGQLIHLRYLNLSHTSIETLPESLCNLCNLQTLKLSYCSKLTKLPSSMQNLVNLRHLEIVGTPIKEMPKRMGKLNQLRTLDCYVVGKHIKNSIKELGGLQNLHGRFYIKKLENVTKGEEALEARIMDKNHISHLYLEWSIANDNSIDFQVELDVLSKLEPHQDLESLSINGYKGTRFPEWVGNFSYLYMTSIDLFNCNNCCMLPSLGQLPSLRNLLISNMNSVKTIDTGFYKKDDCSSVTPFPSLESLHISNMPCWEVWNAFDLEAFPVLKNLWIEECSKLKGDLPNHLPALQTLRIRYCELLVSSVPGPLTLRTLDIRKCKKVAFREFPLLVESIEVEGGPMVESMMEAISNIQPTCLQSLKLQNCSSDISFRGGRLPASLKTLDIRGINKLKFPLQHKHELLESLSIINSCDSLTSLPLAIFPNLTSLQITNCENMESLLVSGSEISKRLNTFTIDHCPNFVSFPVEELCMPNLTRLSVYDCDKLKSLSDRMGTLVPKMEYLSISNCQQIESFPGGGMPPNLRTVLISNCEKLLRGLGWKSMAMVTSLSVWGPCDGIKSFPKESLLPPSLISLDLIGLSSLETLDCKGLLHVTSLQQLSIIRCQKLENIAGEKLPLSLIKLMIYKCPLLKQRCHNTDRQIWPKICHIRGINIDGRWI; encoded by the exons ATGGCATTAGCTGTGGTAGGTGGTGCGCTCCTTTCTGCTTTCATTGACGTTCTTTTCGACAGGCTGGCCTCCCCTGAGGTTCTCAACTTTATCCGAGGAAAAAAGCCCGACAAGTTGCTTCAAAAGGTGAAAACACAGCTCATAGTTGTTAGAGTTGTGCTTGCTGATGCTGAGAAGAGACAAATCGCAGACTCCAATGTCAAAGAGTGGCTCGATCTTCTCAGAGATGTTGTCTATGAGGTTGATGACTTACTTGATGAAGTTTCTACTAAAGCTGCTACTCAAAAGGAG GAGATTCCAGTGGAGAGCTACCAGCCATGGAAAGCTCAGCCAACATCTTTGGAAGATGGATATGCTATGTATGGTAGAGAGAAAGATAAGGAGGCCATAATGAAGATGGTGTTAGAGGATAGCACCAATGGTGAAAAAGTGTCTGTGATCCCTATTGTAGGCATGGGTGGGGTTGGAAAAACCACTTTGACAATATCTGTGTTCAACGATGGCAAATTGCAGCAgcatatatttgatttaaaggCATGGGTTTGTGTTTCTGATATATTTGATATTGTGAGGGCCACAAGAACCATGATAGAGGAAATTACCCGAAAGCCTTGCAAATTGAGTGATCTAAATGCTCTTCAACTTGAGTTGATGGACAAACTGAAAGGTAAAAGATTATTGATTGTGTTGGATGATGTTTGGATCGAGGATTGTGACAATTGGAGTAGTCTTACAAAACCATTTCTAAGCGGGAATAGGGGCAGTAAAGTTCTGATCACAACCCGCAATGAAAATGTAGCGGCTGCAGTGCCTTTTCATACTGTTGAAGTATATCATCTAAACAAATTGTCAAATGAAGATTGTTGGTCGGTGTTTGCAAACCATGCATTTCCTCTCTCAGAAGCCAGTGAGACTAGAGGAACTCTAGAAAAGATTGGAAAGGAGATTGTTAAAAAGTGCAACGGGTTGCCGTTAGCCGCACAGTCACTTGGAGGAATGTTGAGAAGAAAGCAGACTATTAGGGATTGGAATAATGTACTTCAAAGTGACATTTGGGAACTTCCTGAAAATCAGTGTAAAATTATTCCAGCACTCAGAATCAGTTATAATTATCTCCCTCCACATTTAAAACGGTGTTTCGTTTATTGCTCATTGTACCCCAAagattatgaatttaaaaaagatGAACTGATCCAGCAGTGGATGGCTGAAGATCTTATAAAAGCAGTGAAAAAAGGAAAGACTTTAGAAGGAGTTGGTCAAGAGTATTTTGATGATTTGGTATCGAGATGCTTTTTTCAATATTCAAGTCGGAGTGGGGGTGCTTACTTTGTAATGCACGACCTCATTCATGATCTAGCAACATTTCTTGGTGGGGACTTCTATTTCAGAACAGATGAACTTGGGAAAGAAACCAATATAGACAGAAAGACTCGGCATTTGTCATTAACAAGATTCAGTGACCCAGTCTCGGATATTGAAGCTTTTGACACAGTAAAATTTCCAAGAACTTTCTTGCTAATCGATTATAAAGATTCCCCATTCAACAACGAAAAGGCACCGCGTATTATAGTGTCAAGGCTTAAGTACTTGAGAGTTTTATCGCTTTGGAACTTCGGAAGTCAACTTGCTCTGCCTGATTCAGTTGGTCAATTGATACATTTGCGTTATCTAAATCTCTCTCATACAAGTATAGAAACTCTGCCGGAGTCACTGTGTAATTTGTGCAATCTACAAACTTTGAAGTTGTCTTATTGCTCTAAGCTGACTAAGTTGCCTAGTTCCATGCAAAATCTTGTAAACTTGCGTCATCTTGAAATTGTTGGTACTCCCATAAAAGAGATGCCTAAAAGAATGGGGAAACTAAATCAATTACGCACCTTGGATTGTTATGTTGTGGGCAAGCATATAAAGAATAGCATCAAAGAACTGGGAGGACTTCAAAATCTCCATGGTAGGttttatattaagaaattaGAGAATGTTACCAAAGGCGAAGAAGCATTAGAGGCCAGGATAATGGATAAGAATCATATTAGCCATCTATACTTGGAATGGTCTATAGCTAATGACAATAGCATCGACTTCCAAGTTGAGTTAGATGTACTCAGCAAGTTAGAACCTCACCAAGACCTGGAATCGTTGTCAATAAACGGTTATAAAGGAACCAGATTTCCGGAATGGGTGGGGAATTTTTCCTACCTCTACATGACAAGTATAGATTTATTTAATTGTAACAACTGTTGCATGCTTCCTTCACTTGGGCAACTACCGTCTCTCCGTAACCTTCTTATTTCAAACATGAATTCGGTGAAGACAATTGATACAGGCTTTTATAAGAAGGATGATTGTTCATCTGTGACGCCCTTTCCATCCCTTGAATCTCTACACATTTCTAATATGCCTTGTTGGGAGGTGTGGAATGCTTTTGATTTAGAAGCTTTTCCTGTACTCAAGAATCTGTGGATAGAAGAGTGCTCCAAACTAAAGGGAGATCTGCCAAATCACCTTCCTGCTCTGCAAACACTCAGGATTAGATATTGCGAGCTTCTTGTCTCTTCTGTCCCAGGGCCTCTCACCCTTCGGACACTAGACATACGTAAATGCAAGAAAGTAGCGTTTCGTGAGTTTCCTCTTTTGGTAGAAAGTATAGAAGTAGAAGGAGGCCCAATGGTGGAGTCCATGATGGAGGCCATCTCTAACATCCAACCTACTTGCCTGCAATCtttgaaattacaaaattgTTCGTCAGACATATCTTTTAGAGGTGGTCGTCTTCCTGCATCTTTGAAAACTCTTGATATCAGAGGTATAAACAAACTGAAATTCCCGTTGCAACACAAACACGAATTACTGGAATCACTTTCAATAATTAATAGTTGTGATTCGCTCACGTCCCTTCCATTGGCTATCTTCCCAAATCTCACTAGTCTTCAAATCACAAACTGTGAAAATATGGAATCACTTTTGGTCTCAGGGTCAGAGATTTCGAAGAGACTGAACACTTTTACGATTGACCACTGTCCCAACTTTGTATCATTCCCGGTAGAAGAATTGTGTATGCCCAATTTGACTCGTCTCAGTGTTTATGATTGTGACAAGTTGAAGTCGTTGTCCGATCGCATGGGAACTCTTGTCCCAAAGATGGAATATCTTTCAATTTCCAACTGTCAACAAATTGAGTCATTCCCTGGAGGAGGTATGCCACCTAACTTGAGAACAGTTCTTATCAGCAATTGTGAGAAACTATTGAGGGGCCTAGGATGGAAATCGATGGCCATGGTTACCTCTCTCAGTGTGTGGGGTCCATGTGATGGCATCAAATCCTTTCCAAAGGAGAGTTTGCTGCCTCCCTCCCTTATATCTCTGGATCTAATTGGTTTGTCTAGTCTGGAAACGTTGGATTGCAAGGGCCTTCTCCATGTCACATCACTCCAACAATTAAGCATTATAAGGTGTCAAAAGCTGGAGAATATTGCGGGAGAAAAACTGCCTCTCTctctaataaaattaatgatatataaatgTCCCTTGCTGAAACAACGATGCCACAATACGGACCGCCAAATTTGGCCTAAAATCTGCCATATCCGTGGGATAAACATTGACGGTAGATGGATTTAA
- the LOC128193985 gene encoding putative disease resistance protein At3g14460 isoform X1, whose amino-acid sequence MALAVVGGALLSAFIDVLFDRLASPEVLNFIRGKKPDKLLQKVKTQLIVVRVVLADAEKRQIADSNVKEWLDLLRDVVYEVDDLLDEVSTKAATQKEVSNSFSRLFKTKKIVSISKLEDIVERLDDILKQKESLDLKEIPVESYQPWKAQPTSLEDGYAMYGREKDKEAIMKMVLEDSTNGEKVSVIPIVGMGGVGKTTLTISVFNDGKLQQHIFDLKAWVCVSDIFDIVRATRTMIEEITRKPCKLSDLNALQLELMDKLKGKRLLIVLDDVWIEDCDNWSSLTKPFLSGNRGSKVLITTRNENVAAAVPFHTVEVYHLNKLSNEDCWSVFANHAFPLSEASETRGTLEKIGKEIVKKCNGLPLAAQSLGGMLRRKQTIRDWNNVLQSDIWELPENQCKIIPALRISYNYLPPHLKRCFVYCSLYPKDYEFKKDELIQQWMAEDLIKAVKKGKTLEGVGQEYFDDLVSRCFFQYSSRSGGAYFVMHDLIHDLATFLGGDFYFRTDELGKETNIDRKTRHLSLTRFSDPVSDIEAFDTVKFPRTFLLIDYKDSPFNNEKAPRIIVSRLKYLRVLSLWNFGSQLALPDSVGQLIHLRYLNLSHTSIETLPESLCNLCNLQTLKLSYCSKLTKLPSSMQNLVNLRHLEIVGTPIKEMPKRMGKLNQLRTLDCYVVGKHIKNSIKELGGLQNLHGRFYIKKLENVTKGEEALEARIMDKNHISHLYLEWSIANDNSIDFQVELDVLSKLEPHQDLESLSINGYKGTRFPEWVGNFSYLYMTSIDLFNCNNCCMLPSLGQLPSLRNLLISNMNSVKTIDTGFYKKDDCSSVTPFPSLESLHISNMPCWEVWNAFDLEAFPVLKNLWIEECSKLKGDLPNHLPALQTLRIRYCELLVSSVPGPLTLRTLDIRKCKKVAFREFPLLVESIEVEGGPMVESMMEAISNIQPTCLQSLKLQNCSSDISFRGGRLPASLKTLDIRGINKLKFPLQHKHELLESLSIINSCDSLTSLPLAIFPNLTSLQITNCENMESLLVSGSEISKRLNTFTIDHCPNFVSFPVEELCMPNLTRLSVYDCDKLKSLSDRMGTLVPKMEYLSISNCQQIESFPGGGMPPNLRTVLISNCEKLLRGLGWKSMAMVTSLSVWGPCDGIKSFPKESLLPPSLISLDLIGLSSLETLDCKGLLHVTSLQQLSIIRCQKLENIAGEKLPLSLIKLMIYKCPLLKQRCHNTDRQIWPKICHIRGINIDGRWI is encoded by the coding sequence ATGGCATTAGCTGTGGTAGGTGGTGCGCTCCTTTCTGCTTTCATTGACGTTCTTTTCGACAGGCTGGCCTCCCCTGAGGTTCTCAACTTTATCCGAGGAAAAAAGCCCGACAAGTTGCTTCAAAAGGTGAAAACACAGCTCATAGTTGTTAGAGTTGTGCTTGCTGATGCTGAGAAGAGACAAATCGCAGACTCCAATGTCAAAGAGTGGCTCGATCTTCTCAGAGATGTTGTCTATGAGGTTGATGACTTACTTGATGAAGTTTCTACTAAAGCTGCTACTCAAAAGGAGGTAAGCAATTCATTTTCTCGCCTTTTCAAAACGAAGAAGATTGTTAGTATTAGTAAGTTGGAAGACATTGTTGAAAGATTAGAtgacattttaaaacaaaaagagagtCTTGATTTGAAGGAGATTCCAGTGGAGAGCTACCAGCCATGGAAAGCTCAGCCAACATCTTTGGAAGATGGATATGCTATGTATGGTAGAGAGAAAGATAAGGAGGCCATAATGAAGATGGTGTTAGAGGATAGCACCAATGGTGAAAAAGTGTCTGTGATCCCTATTGTAGGCATGGGTGGGGTTGGAAAAACCACTTTGACAATATCTGTGTTCAACGATGGCAAATTGCAGCAgcatatatttgatttaaaggCATGGGTTTGTGTTTCTGATATATTTGATATTGTGAGGGCCACAAGAACCATGATAGAGGAAATTACCCGAAAGCCTTGCAAATTGAGTGATCTAAATGCTCTTCAACTTGAGTTGATGGACAAACTGAAAGGTAAAAGATTATTGATTGTGTTGGATGATGTTTGGATCGAGGATTGTGACAATTGGAGTAGTCTTACAAAACCATTTCTAAGCGGGAATAGGGGCAGTAAAGTTCTGATCACAACCCGCAATGAAAATGTAGCGGCTGCAGTGCCTTTTCATACTGTTGAAGTATATCATCTAAACAAATTGTCAAATGAAGATTGTTGGTCGGTGTTTGCAAACCATGCATTTCCTCTCTCAGAAGCCAGTGAGACTAGAGGAACTCTAGAAAAGATTGGAAAGGAGATTGTTAAAAAGTGCAACGGGTTGCCGTTAGCCGCACAGTCACTTGGAGGAATGTTGAGAAGAAAGCAGACTATTAGGGATTGGAATAATGTACTTCAAAGTGACATTTGGGAACTTCCTGAAAATCAGTGTAAAATTATTCCAGCACTCAGAATCAGTTATAATTATCTCCCTCCACATTTAAAACGGTGTTTCGTTTATTGCTCATTGTACCCCAAagattatgaatttaaaaaagatGAACTGATCCAGCAGTGGATGGCTGAAGATCTTATAAAAGCAGTGAAAAAAGGAAAGACTTTAGAAGGAGTTGGTCAAGAGTATTTTGATGATTTGGTATCGAGATGCTTTTTTCAATATTCAAGTCGGAGTGGGGGTGCTTACTTTGTAATGCACGACCTCATTCATGATCTAGCAACATTTCTTGGTGGGGACTTCTATTTCAGAACAGATGAACTTGGGAAAGAAACCAATATAGACAGAAAGACTCGGCATTTGTCATTAACAAGATTCAGTGACCCAGTCTCGGATATTGAAGCTTTTGACACAGTAAAATTTCCAAGAACTTTCTTGCTAATCGATTATAAAGATTCCCCATTCAACAACGAAAAGGCACCGCGTATTATAGTGTCAAGGCTTAAGTACTTGAGAGTTTTATCGCTTTGGAACTTCGGAAGTCAACTTGCTCTGCCTGATTCAGTTGGTCAATTGATACATTTGCGTTATCTAAATCTCTCTCATACAAGTATAGAAACTCTGCCGGAGTCACTGTGTAATTTGTGCAATCTACAAACTTTGAAGTTGTCTTATTGCTCTAAGCTGACTAAGTTGCCTAGTTCCATGCAAAATCTTGTAAACTTGCGTCATCTTGAAATTGTTGGTACTCCCATAAAAGAGATGCCTAAAAGAATGGGGAAACTAAATCAATTACGCACCTTGGATTGTTATGTTGTGGGCAAGCATATAAAGAATAGCATCAAAGAACTGGGAGGACTTCAAAATCTCCATGGTAGGttttatattaagaaattaGAGAATGTTACCAAAGGCGAAGAAGCATTAGAGGCCAGGATAATGGATAAGAATCATATTAGCCATCTATACTTGGAATGGTCTATAGCTAATGACAATAGCATCGACTTCCAAGTTGAGTTAGATGTACTCAGCAAGTTAGAACCTCACCAAGACCTGGAATCGTTGTCAATAAACGGTTATAAAGGAACCAGATTTCCGGAATGGGTGGGGAATTTTTCCTACCTCTACATGACAAGTATAGATTTATTTAATTGTAACAACTGTTGCATGCTTCCTTCACTTGGGCAACTACCGTCTCTCCGTAACCTTCTTATTTCAAACATGAATTCGGTGAAGACAATTGATACAGGCTTTTATAAGAAGGATGATTGTTCATCTGTGACGCCCTTTCCATCCCTTGAATCTCTACACATTTCTAATATGCCTTGTTGGGAGGTGTGGAATGCTTTTGATTTAGAAGCTTTTCCTGTACTCAAGAATCTGTGGATAGAAGAGTGCTCCAAACTAAAGGGAGATCTGCCAAATCACCTTCCTGCTCTGCAAACACTCAGGATTAGATATTGCGAGCTTCTTGTCTCTTCTGTCCCAGGGCCTCTCACCCTTCGGACACTAGACATACGTAAATGCAAGAAAGTAGCGTTTCGTGAGTTTCCTCTTTTGGTAGAAAGTATAGAAGTAGAAGGAGGCCCAATGGTGGAGTCCATGATGGAGGCCATCTCTAACATCCAACCTACTTGCCTGCAATCtttgaaattacaaaattgTTCGTCAGACATATCTTTTAGAGGTGGTCGTCTTCCTGCATCTTTGAAAACTCTTGATATCAGAGGTATAAACAAACTGAAATTCCCGTTGCAACACAAACACGAATTACTGGAATCACTTTCAATAATTAATAGTTGTGATTCGCTCACGTCCCTTCCATTGGCTATCTTCCCAAATCTCACTAGTCTTCAAATCACAAACTGTGAAAATATGGAATCACTTTTGGTCTCAGGGTCAGAGATTTCGAAGAGACTGAACACTTTTACGATTGACCACTGTCCCAACTTTGTATCATTCCCGGTAGAAGAATTGTGTATGCCCAATTTGACTCGTCTCAGTGTTTATGATTGTGACAAGTTGAAGTCGTTGTCCGATCGCATGGGAACTCTTGTCCCAAAGATGGAATATCTTTCAATTTCCAACTGTCAACAAATTGAGTCATTCCCTGGAGGAGGTATGCCACCTAACTTGAGAACAGTTCTTATCAGCAATTGTGAGAAACTATTGAGGGGCCTAGGATGGAAATCGATGGCCATGGTTACCTCTCTCAGTGTGTGGGGTCCATGTGATGGCATCAAATCCTTTCCAAAGGAGAGTTTGCTGCCTCCCTCCCTTATATCTCTGGATCTAATTGGTTTGTCTAGTCTGGAAACGTTGGATTGCAAGGGCCTTCTCCATGTCACATCACTCCAACAATTAAGCATTATAAGGTGTCAAAAGCTGGAGAATATTGCGGGAGAAAAACTGCCTCTCTctctaataaaattaatgatatataaatgTCCCTTGCTGAAACAACGATGCCACAATACGGACCGCCAAATTTGGCCTAAAATCTGCCATATCCGTGGGATAAACATTGACGGTAGATGGATTTAA
- the LOC128193985 gene encoding putative disease resistance protein At3g14460 isoform X3, translating into MYGREKDKEAIMKMVLEDSTNGEKVSVIPIVGMGGVGKTTLTISVFNDGKLQQHIFDLKAWVCVSDIFDIVRATRTMIEEITRKPCKLSDLNALQLELMDKLKGKRLLIVLDDVWIEDCDNWSSLTKPFLSGNRGSKVLITTRNENVAAAVPFHTVEVYHLNKLSNEDCWSVFANHAFPLSEASETRGTLEKIGKEIVKKCNGLPLAAQSLGGMLRRKQTIRDWNNVLQSDIWELPENQCKIIPALRISYNYLPPHLKRCFVYCSLYPKDYEFKKDELIQQWMAEDLIKAVKKGKTLEGVGQEYFDDLVSRCFFQYSSRSGGAYFVMHDLIHDLATFLGGDFYFRTDELGKETNIDRKTRHLSLTRFSDPVSDIEAFDTVKFPRTFLLIDYKDSPFNNEKAPRIIVSRLKYLRVLSLWNFGSQLALPDSVGQLIHLRYLNLSHTSIETLPESLCNLCNLQTLKLSYCSKLTKLPSSMQNLVNLRHLEIVGTPIKEMPKRMGKLNQLRTLDCYVVGKHIKNSIKELGGLQNLHGRFYIKKLENVTKGEEALEARIMDKNHISHLYLEWSIANDNSIDFQVELDVLSKLEPHQDLESLSINGYKGTRFPEWVGNFSYLYMTSIDLFNCNNCCMLPSLGQLPSLRNLLISNMNSVKTIDTGFYKKDDCSSVTPFPSLESLHISNMPCWEVWNAFDLEAFPVLKNLWIEECSKLKGDLPNHLPALQTLRIRYCELLVSSVPGPLTLRTLDIRKCKKVAFREFPLLVESIEVEGGPMVESMMEAISNIQPTCLQSLKLQNCSSDISFRGGRLPASLKTLDIRGINKLKFPLQHKHELLESLSIINSCDSLTSLPLAIFPNLTSLQITNCENMESLLVSGSEISKRLNTFTIDHCPNFVSFPVEELCMPNLTRLSVYDCDKLKSLSDRMGTLVPKMEYLSISNCQQIESFPGGGMPPNLRTVLISNCEKLLRGLGWKSMAMVTSLSVWGPCDGIKSFPKESLLPPSLISLDLIGLSSLETLDCKGLLHVTSLQQLSIIRCQKLENIAGEKLPLSLIKLMIYKCPLLKQRCHNTDRQIWPKICHIRGINIDGRWI; encoded by the coding sequence ATGTATGGTAGAGAGAAAGATAAGGAGGCCATAATGAAGATGGTGTTAGAGGATAGCACCAATGGTGAAAAAGTGTCTGTGATCCCTATTGTAGGCATGGGTGGGGTTGGAAAAACCACTTTGACAATATCTGTGTTCAACGATGGCAAATTGCAGCAgcatatatttgatttaaaggCATGGGTTTGTGTTTCTGATATATTTGATATTGTGAGGGCCACAAGAACCATGATAGAGGAAATTACCCGAAAGCCTTGCAAATTGAGTGATCTAAATGCTCTTCAACTTGAGTTGATGGACAAACTGAAAGGTAAAAGATTATTGATTGTGTTGGATGATGTTTGGATCGAGGATTGTGACAATTGGAGTAGTCTTACAAAACCATTTCTAAGCGGGAATAGGGGCAGTAAAGTTCTGATCACAACCCGCAATGAAAATGTAGCGGCTGCAGTGCCTTTTCATACTGTTGAAGTATATCATCTAAACAAATTGTCAAATGAAGATTGTTGGTCGGTGTTTGCAAACCATGCATTTCCTCTCTCAGAAGCCAGTGAGACTAGAGGAACTCTAGAAAAGATTGGAAAGGAGATTGTTAAAAAGTGCAACGGGTTGCCGTTAGCCGCACAGTCACTTGGAGGAATGTTGAGAAGAAAGCAGACTATTAGGGATTGGAATAATGTACTTCAAAGTGACATTTGGGAACTTCCTGAAAATCAGTGTAAAATTATTCCAGCACTCAGAATCAGTTATAATTATCTCCCTCCACATTTAAAACGGTGTTTCGTTTATTGCTCATTGTACCCCAAagattatgaatttaaaaaagatGAACTGATCCAGCAGTGGATGGCTGAAGATCTTATAAAAGCAGTGAAAAAAGGAAAGACTTTAGAAGGAGTTGGTCAAGAGTATTTTGATGATTTGGTATCGAGATGCTTTTTTCAATATTCAAGTCGGAGTGGGGGTGCTTACTTTGTAATGCACGACCTCATTCATGATCTAGCAACATTTCTTGGTGGGGACTTCTATTTCAGAACAGATGAACTTGGGAAAGAAACCAATATAGACAGAAAGACTCGGCATTTGTCATTAACAAGATTCAGTGACCCAGTCTCGGATATTGAAGCTTTTGACACAGTAAAATTTCCAAGAACTTTCTTGCTAATCGATTATAAAGATTCCCCATTCAACAACGAAAAGGCACCGCGTATTATAGTGTCAAGGCTTAAGTACTTGAGAGTTTTATCGCTTTGGAACTTCGGAAGTCAACTTGCTCTGCCTGATTCAGTTGGTCAATTGATACATTTGCGTTATCTAAATCTCTCTCATACAAGTATAGAAACTCTGCCGGAGTCACTGTGTAATTTGTGCAATCTACAAACTTTGAAGTTGTCTTATTGCTCTAAGCTGACTAAGTTGCCTAGTTCCATGCAAAATCTTGTAAACTTGCGTCATCTTGAAATTGTTGGTACTCCCATAAAAGAGATGCCTAAAAGAATGGGGAAACTAAATCAATTACGCACCTTGGATTGTTATGTTGTGGGCAAGCATATAAAGAATAGCATCAAAGAACTGGGAGGACTTCAAAATCTCCATGGTAGGttttatattaagaaattaGAGAATGTTACCAAAGGCGAAGAAGCATTAGAGGCCAGGATAATGGATAAGAATCATATTAGCCATCTATACTTGGAATGGTCTATAGCTAATGACAATAGCATCGACTTCCAAGTTGAGTTAGATGTACTCAGCAAGTTAGAACCTCACCAAGACCTGGAATCGTTGTCAATAAACGGTTATAAAGGAACCAGATTTCCGGAATGGGTGGGGAATTTTTCCTACCTCTACATGACAAGTATAGATTTATTTAATTGTAACAACTGTTGCATGCTTCCTTCACTTGGGCAACTACCGTCTCTCCGTAACCTTCTTATTTCAAACATGAATTCGGTGAAGACAATTGATACAGGCTTTTATAAGAAGGATGATTGTTCATCTGTGACGCCCTTTCCATCCCTTGAATCTCTACACATTTCTAATATGCCTTGTTGGGAGGTGTGGAATGCTTTTGATTTAGAAGCTTTTCCTGTACTCAAGAATCTGTGGATAGAAGAGTGCTCCAAACTAAAGGGAGATCTGCCAAATCACCTTCCTGCTCTGCAAACACTCAGGATTAGATATTGCGAGCTTCTTGTCTCTTCTGTCCCAGGGCCTCTCACCCTTCGGACACTAGACATACGTAAATGCAAGAAAGTAGCGTTTCGTGAGTTTCCTCTTTTGGTAGAAAGTATAGAAGTAGAAGGAGGCCCAATGGTGGAGTCCATGATGGAGGCCATCTCTAACATCCAACCTACTTGCCTGCAATCtttgaaattacaaaattgTTCGTCAGACATATCTTTTAGAGGTGGTCGTCTTCCTGCATCTTTGAAAACTCTTGATATCAGAGGTATAAACAAACTGAAATTCCCGTTGCAACACAAACACGAATTACTGGAATCACTTTCAATAATTAATAGTTGTGATTCGCTCACGTCCCTTCCATTGGCTATCTTCCCAAATCTCACTAGTCTTCAAATCACAAACTGTGAAAATATGGAATCACTTTTGGTCTCAGGGTCAGAGATTTCGAAGAGACTGAACACTTTTACGATTGACCACTGTCCCAACTTTGTATCATTCCCGGTAGAAGAATTGTGTATGCCCAATTTGACTCGTCTCAGTGTTTATGATTGTGACAAGTTGAAGTCGTTGTCCGATCGCATGGGAACTCTTGTCCCAAAGATGGAATATCTTTCAATTTCCAACTGTCAACAAATTGAGTCATTCCCTGGAGGAGGTATGCCACCTAACTTGAGAACAGTTCTTATCAGCAATTGTGAGAAACTATTGAGGGGCCTAGGATGGAAATCGATGGCCATGGTTACCTCTCTCAGTGTGTGGGGTCCATGTGATGGCATCAAATCCTTTCCAAAGGAGAGTTTGCTGCCTCCCTCCCTTATATCTCTGGATCTAATTGGTTTGTCTAGTCTGGAAACGTTGGATTGCAAGGGCCTTCTCCATGTCACATCACTCCAACAATTAAGCATTATAAGGTGTCAAAAGCTGGAGAATATTGCGGGAGAAAAACTGCCTCTCTctctaataaaattaatgatatataaatgTCCCTTGCTGAAACAACGATGCCACAATACGGACCGCCAAATTTGGCCTAAAATCTGCCATATCCGTGGGATAAACATTGACGGTAGATGGATTTAA